One Benincasa hispida cultivar B227 unplaced genomic scaffold, ASM972705v1 Contig285, whole genome shotgun sequence genomic region harbors:
- the LOC120069230 gene encoding flavin-containing monooxygenase FMO GS-OX-like 3 gives MFSLPSCLPSSQLKQHSPNSQSQPPTSRRVAVIGAGAGGLVTARELGREGHHVVVFERNNQIGGTWVYSPEIESDPLGIDPNRTRIHSSLYRSLRTNLPRELMGVRDYPFVPREGEDRDPRRFPSHREVLKYLEDFANEFGICELVRFGTEVVFAGLEELGKWRVEFRCANGAVDDDIFDAVVVCVGNYSQPRVAEIPGIDGWPGVQIHSHNYRDPEPFRGKVVVLIGYSSSGTDISQELIGVAKEIHIAWRSAKTDLFDTESTISNVSFHPMIESVRNDGTVVFQDGSVILADVILHCTGYKYHFPFLETNGIVTVDDNRVGPLYKHVFPPALAPGLSFVGLPFKAVPLPMFELQSNWVAGVLSNRISLPSKEEMLADVKTFYADLEAFGKPKHRTHELGDYMPAYCNWLAATCGCPAYEEWRKEMYITTHMNKRANLGSYRDDWHDDELIRQAYEEFSKYTINERSQNHSNLNVS, from the exons ATGTTTTCTCTTCCCAGTTGCCTACCCTCATCCCAACTAAAGCAACACTCCCCCAATTCCCAATCCCAACCCCCAACTTCCCGCCGCGTCGCAGTGATCGGCGCCGGCGCCGGAGGTCTCGTCACTGCCCGGGAGCTCGGCCGAGAGGGCCACCATGTAGTCGTTTTCGAACGGAATAATCAAATCGGAGGGACCTGGGTATATTCGCCGGAAATTGAATCCGACCCACTTGGAATCGACCCAAATCGTACCAGGATCCATAGCAGCCTCTACAGATCTCTACGCACCAATCTCCCCAGAGAACTCATGGGGGTCCGCGATTACCCATTTGTTCCTCGAGAAGGAGAGGATCGAGATCCGAGGCGATTTCCAAGTCATCGAGAGGTTTTAAAGTATTTGGAAGATTTCGCAAATGAATTTGGGATTTGTGAATTGGTGAGGTTTGGAACTGAGGTGGTGTTTGCTGGTTTGGAGGAGCTTGGGAAATGGAGGGTTGAATTTAGATGTGCAAATGGGGCTGTTGATGATGACATTTTTGATGCTGTGGTTGTTTGTGTCGGGAATTATTCTCAACCTCGAGTGGCAGAGATTCCtg GGATTGATGGATGGCCTGGGGTTCAAATACATAGTCACAATTATCGTGATCCCGAACCATTTCGGGGTAAG GTTGTTGTCTTGATAGGTTATTCTTCCAGTGGTACAGACATTTCTCAGGAGCTCATTGGGGTTGCCAAAGAAATTCATATTGCTTGGAGATCAGCTAAAACAGACCTTTTCGACACAGAATCAACTATTAGTAATGTGTCATTTCATCCAATG ATTGAAAGTGTCCGTAACGATGGGACTGTGGTCTTTCAAGATGGGTCCGTCATTTTGGCTGATGTTATTCTGCATTGCACTGG GTACAAATATCATTTCCCTTTTCTTGAAACCAATGGCATTGTTACGGTGGACGACAACCGTGTAGGACCTCTATACAAGCATGTCTTCCCCCCAGCATTGGCCCCAGGGCTTTCCTTTGTCGGGTTACCATTTAAG GCTGTTCCTTTGCCTATGTTTGAGCTTCAAAGCAATTGGGTTGCTGGTGTTTTATCAAACAGGATTTCACTTCCATCGAAAGAGGAAATGTTGGCAGATGTTAAAACTTTTTATGCAGATCTTGAAGCTTTTGGCAAGCCCAAGCATCGGACCCACGAATTGGGTGATTATATG CCTGCCTACTGTAACTGGCTTGCGGCAACATGTGGTTGTCCTGCATATGAAGAATGGAGAAAGGAAATGTACATTACTACTCATATGAATAAGAGGGCCAATCTCGGGTCGTACCGTGATGATTGGCACGACGATGAGTTGATTCGTCAAGCTTATGAGGAATTTAGCAAGTATACTATAAATGAAAGAAGTCAAAACCACTCAAACTTGAATGTTTCATAA